One Citrus sinensis cultivar Valencia sweet orange chromosome 5, DVS_A1.0, whole genome shotgun sequence genomic window, TGTTGGGATTGATTTGCCAAAATATTGCCgttttttaatctattaatttatgtaattatcttttttttttgttgattaagCTGTTATTATTACTGCAGATATTCTGGGagatgaatttaaaattatagtttcatttattatattatgtctCCTCTTAGAACTGGTTAACTTGAAGAGGAAATATGGGAAGGATAGGCATAAGGAGTGCGCCTTGAAACACAAGGACTCAagagaataagattttacTACGTGTCAACCCAGAGGGACCCCATTTTATTGGTCCAACCAAGGcgacaataaaattgatttattgttaACATTAATTAGGATGCCTCCTCAAAATGGATCTAACTGCACTTCATTGCATTgtatactataatttttttaataattcagcttaaaaactacaattgttgttaaaaaaatattgttataaattaaaaattctaatatgttgtaaataagatttttaaacaaaaattataaagttatTATAGTTTTTCATCGTAAGTATTGAATcaaattaagttagctttcaagttataataataaatatttttacaacTAATACTGCTGCACAAGATATGTTTAGGTCTTTATCCGTGacacatttataatattttattacttgccCCCTTGTAAAACTTGTCATTGGAGAAGAAATTGTACATAAACcacacatttaaaataaattttaatcagAGTGCCCGACGACGCACATGTCTATCATTCCTCCTTTAAACAAATTGTGTACCTGCAACAAACCTAATTAGAGGGCTACTAACCATTAAATACGTACCGAAAGGTGGAACACAACTTTGATTTATTTCATGAAGGACGGGCAACGTGACACTGTGATGAGCCTATTAATGTTGCTATCTCGATCCAAACTGACGAATAGGATCGTGGCACTCCACTCGCAGTGAAAGCGAAACGATGCCGTCGAAAAGAATGGAACGCTGCTTTGCTTTGCAGGATGCGTCGGATCCTCCATAACAAGCGAGCTTCTTACCAAACATGTGGGCAATAAATGCTATCCTGCTCTATTGCTACGTATCAATGAAAGCCACCGCTCATGTTACTTCAGTGGTGCCTTTTGACCTTCTCTTCACTCTGGACTGGAGTGCTGGTGAACACAAGGAGGGCGCAGACGAAGCGTATCATTTGtaatggaaaaaaatgaaacaactaACAACTTTTGTTGGGCCGCTGGCACAAACACAATGGCCTCTGACCAGGGCTAGAAACCAATTCGAATTTGGATCCTGACATGTTGGTGGCTTTTAACCATAGGGCATCTTGCCAGGAAGCTGGTGGCATGAATTAGGTCGAGGTGGCTGGTGCCTGGTGGTTTCGGGATCCCTTAGAAAATGCTTCTTTTTTGCCGCGGGTATTAGCCGTAGCTCGTAGATTATTTTCATTCGTTAAGTAATTCTTCCCATTCTTCAATCTTGGACCTCGTTTCTTAACATTGTGGCTCTTCCATGCTATGTCTCTAGAACCTTTTCAATACAGTCCGGACTGCTAGCTCCCGTTTATAGTTTTGTAATAGATAATATACAAGGAATCTTTTTATGGAGATCCTTCCTTTTAATGCTCCGCGTATCTATGACTCTTTTCTTCCAGACGAAGCAGCAGGTATTGGTTCGTAGAACCTGTAGAAAAGAGATGATTGTGGGGCAAAGTACTCTTGTGCACCTACGTCACTCGGACCGAGTGTAACCCCACCTCGTTATGTTGTGGAAGAATTTAACTTACAGCTTCAGAAAAATGTTGAGAATagcttctttttcatttttcattatcttttttttttatatccttAAATCTTCTTGTTGTGTTATCAAGGGAAGATCAAACCAAGAAAACACAATCTTGATCAAGGATCATCATGAAATCAAGTCAATCACAACAAATAATAGatccaaagaaacaaaaacagaacAAATACGGGACTCTAAATCGTGAAGGAAAATTAGCTCACTCTTTGTTAATCAATCACTTAGTATAAGGTCAATGTTTACAGAGAATTTGTAGAGCTAATCAACAAATCAAAGAACAAGCAAAATGATTACAGTTGAATTCAAAAATATCAATGAACCTTTATAATCTTGACATGATCTCACACCTATTCTCATAAATGTTTCCTACACTTACAACTTCTCAATCTTACAGATAAAAATGATTCTAACTTACAAGATCAAACTCCTCACAACAGTGTATAAACAAGTTATAGCttgataatgaattaaatgaaagaggaacttaattataaatagTGCCCACTGATAAGCTTTTATAACAGGTTTGCACATTTCTGGGTTTGTTGCGAagataacaaacataattaaatcggTTCGTCACATTAGCATTTTTTCATTTCCGAACCTCAATTAAGGTCTCGTTTGAAATTGAGGTGATGCaccttttaagctacagctgctgtgaaaaaaaaactgtaattatcaaacaaaaattaataatataaatataaattttaaataataattttaataaaattattaaaaatataataattttttcattatacaagtaaaaaattatatcaacataacttaaaaactacaacagttagtgtttactaaacactttagtactgtaccttttaagttataattgCTCAGCATCAATCTCAAACGCACTCTAATAGTTATTTTACTCCAGGGCTGCTAATAGGTTATAAATGTTTTACAGATTAGCCCATTCGACACTTTCTTGGTATTATGATCAAAGAGCTGTAGaaaatgtttgataaataCGTGTTAATTGCTactatagtttaaaaattgaGATAATTTTATCTCACATTATTCACATACCTCtacttatttttgttaaaattacattaacaatttttttgccatggcttttagatttttataccTTAACAGCAAACAGAGACCTCAGAAAGCGAACAATGCACAGCAAAATCTGTGAGCAGGTGCCTTCATCAAGTGTCTCATCGTAAAACGAATTCGACCATATCCTGCGCGGGCGAAAATTAGAATCGATGTTGGAAATGTACATTGAAAAGAGCAAATTTGCTGTGGCCACAACCGTCTCAACAGATTATTTCAGATTCATCAATCTGATTTTGAATGCAATTTCTTTTGAGGATTCATTCTTACTGTGCGAATATATACAATCGCTTTACAGAGCATGAACAGCAGGTGACaccttttaatttcttgcaTACATTTAACACCAACGGGGGGGCTCCCCTTGTACCCCCACCATCTTCCGCCAACCAATGCGTCGATGAGTATGAGAGAAATTTGAGCCCCTTGCAATACATGAAAATGGAATTAAACACTCACCCACTGTACAATTACTctcagaaagaaagaaatatacaACGACACCAAAACTTTTCCCTAGAACCAGCATGCAGCTCTTATCCATCAGGATATTATACCGGCCAGCAACATGTCTCGGCATTGATTTCACAACCACTCTGCCTCCGTAATCAATCCAATAACAATAGCCGGGGCTGGGGCAGAGAGCAGTTATCGGCCACTGCCACTGGTGGGTGTCAGACGTTCATTCAATAGGCATATGAAATACACTGTAACTGCCAATCTACCCATCAGGTTCCACTGGTTCAACAGAAGATGCTTCCTCATTGATCCGCTTCTCCTTAGGAAGGCAATTAACAGggacaaaaataaatccttTAGGTAACTTCCGATTCTTAATAGATGCTTCATCTGACGTCATTACAATCTCTTTTTCAAGTGTTCCACAACTCTGTGAGCAATAGTATAGTGTGATCAAAACTCCAAATTCTCACTTAAGAACAAAATGgaagagaataaaatagtCAGTAACGCAAATAAGACTACACCTTCCTAGCTTTTGAGCTCCATTCTTCTTCATTTGCAAGACTACGTGACAAATGAGGTCTATGTGGTATTTGCTTCCCTGAAAATTGCATTCTTTCTGAAGGTTTTCGAGGATAAAGGTTTTGGGACATAGAGCTGTCATCTGTCCTTTGGTCAGCATCCATAGGGACATAAACCTTAATTCGGTTCTTAACAGAAGCAGCGCTGTCCACAGTCACATCATCTGAACGTTGGAAAGCTTCACTGCATGACTTAAAACTGTCGGTATGACCTTTAAGGGATGTTGTAGCTGATTCTGAACTAACGTCTGGTGGGAAAAAGGGAATGCGACCATGCACCAAACGAGCAGCATGGTGGTCTCTTTTGAAAGCAAGAATCTCATGCGAGCAAAGAATCAATTCCCGCTGCATATTAATTTAGTTGAATAAGCTACACATCCAGAACTAACTTTTCAACATTATAATGTGCTCAAGACTCTTGAAACAATTTATACACACAAAGAACATTGTTGTTGATAATCAGTTACCTTTATTTTTTCCCGTTTGATAATTCTCTCACAAAGAAGGCGTAACCTCTCTAGCTCGACCTGTAAAGAAGCATCCATGCATAAATACAATCAGgaaattgaaaatgcaattctaAGCAGtagataataacaaaaaaatgtaataCACAACATACATTAGCAACAGAAATATCAAGcatataaaccaaaaaagaaattacaatcGGTGGTGAATTATACCAAATGCAATATCAATACACTCCCTCCTTGCAGTGAATATACAATCATCTGCTACAGATCTAGCAAATTTAACAAACATAACTACACAAAATCTGTTGTTCATTTCCACATGCAATTTGGCATTCAAAACTTCCAATTATTCTGACTACTTTGACCATAAAAGGATTTTTGCTTCAATTACAAGGTGTACttcttttgaaagaaaataattcagtaAGAAATTTGCCAACTTATCACCAATAGCCAAGTGCaaaaaaattctagaattAATTAGAGATACAAATATGCATTTAATCAGCAAGAATAACTGTTGAACAAGCTCTGCccaaaaagttagcaaaacGACATAACACCCTTACCCTAATTTGCTTAATGCCTTTTAATTCCTCAACCCCATGCTTCTGAGTTTCAGCCTATAAAATTGAGATGCAAAAATAATCATCATAAACAATAAACTTCAGCTCTTTTCCAAGGTAAAAAGACTAAAATTCCAACCACAGGAAATGTAATAAAAGGCAGACCTTCATCTTCTGCTCCAAGCTATGCTTTTCACAATAAGCCTTGTGTTGGAAATTGCCACCAGTAGACTTAACATTCAAATAGAAACCAGCACTTCTAGCACAAGTAGGGTGAAATGTGGTCTGACAGTTACCATAGTTACACTGCATCAACAAGATTCCAGTTTAGTACACAAGTTTCTTGGAAACAGAATAATTCACGAAAACAAATTGCAAACCTCACCTTTATGCAGATGCCATGTTTGTGCCGGCAAATACAACAAACATCAATCCCCTTTGGAAATGCCTCCTGGAGTTCCATTATAGTGGGTATGAGTTGCACAATACTAAGTTCCTAAAATACTTCCAAaggcaaaaacaatttctatGCCTCAAGAAAATCCTACCACCGAATGTATCATTCAAAATATGTATGCAAACAGTACTACACTGAATGATATGAGACATTATTTAAATTCCCATCAAGGATATAAACATACCATTCCTGCTACAGGATTTACTTGTCCCCTTCTAAATGTTGACTCAAAGACCCACTGCAGCACAAAGTATTGATCAAAGTCAAGTGAAATTGGGAAAAACAAggagtataaaaaaaaagtgaaatcaATTAGTTAATCAAGTTAAAATTTCACCTCAGCACAGAAGGCATGCACCCACTGCCCATTTGCAGATTTCCTAAAAGCACCCGTAGTGCCACCACATAAACTACATTCCGCAACAAAGTAGGGCTTCTCCCAAAAATTGACAGATGGAGCTCCAGAAGATCTAGATGATAATAATTCTTCACATAATTCACAGTACCAAGGACCTGTAGATTCTTTAGCATTACGATAGCAATCCAAGTGGACTGCAACCTGTCAGCAGAAGGGCTTAGTCAGaacaaagaacaaaacaaaacaataacaaattttcCAATAAGAATAGCTATGGCTCTAACTAGATGACCTTGCACCCAGAACAGATTAATATTGGGTTCAATATTGTCTCAGACCGCCTACAAATGTCACATGATCTAGGATGTTCTTTGGAAAAATCTGAGACTGACTGGAGACTGTCAGAGTTTTTGTCTGACAAAATCCTTGGCACAGCCACCCTTGAAAGAGTCTCTTTCGCCCTAGACATCACCTGTGAGCTAATGGCAGCCCTCCCATTATGAGAACTCAACTTCAACAAGTTCTGCCAAGAAAATAGGAAAATGAACTAATACACAACCCAAGGCAAGAAGAGAACAATGAAACCATTGAAACAATAGCAACCTCCTGTGATGCAGATTCTTCAAGGGAATCCTTCCTAAAGGATGAAATCCTAGAAGAAGCTGCTGCAGCAGCAGTTGCGGCAGCCAGCACAGCCTGGGCTTCCTTATGCCTTCTCTCTTTCCTACCCTGCTTTTTTGCTTCTCTAAGCTCACAAAGATACTGGTTAACAAGCACAGCATCCCATCTTCGCCCCCGTGCCACATCAATCTCCTGATTTAGAGTCTTAACAACCTTGCAAACTAAATTATCTGttaacaaaaagtcaaaaaaagaaaaaaagaagttcaGTAGCTGATGAAAACATTTTCACTGCTTCTGACTTACTTTCAGACACATTCCAACTACTTATCCCATTAATCCTATGCAGTCGATCTAAATCGACAAGCCAACTTTTAATTGTGCCAACCCAACAACTCTCAACCCCTTTGGATTTAGATTGGAacatatgaaaatttattaataatttcaagtCAAAAAGATCCTGACCCTTGTTCTTGGAAGGAAGAAAAGAGCCACGTGGGGCCCGGGGGGACGGAGAGTTTGGCGGAAGGAAAAGCAAATGaaagaaacacaaaaataaaaataaacacatgaaaaaaaaaaagagaaggaaGAGATAAGAGACCAGCAAGCCGCTTCCTTGAAAATGCATTGCCAAGTAACCTAtgctgaaaataaataatttcccCCTCCACCTCATCTGTGGGAGAGAGTTCTAAAACTCCCCATGTCCTAGCCTTAAACACCTGCTCTAAATTTACTCCATCAGATTTACAGCTCATGTCATTGCACTTCGAATGTCGACCTTGGTGATTACAACAGACACTGGCAGTAGAAGATGCCTCCAGCCGAGAGATTTCTGTATCTCCTGGACCAGCCAAATTAAAACATCCATttgaaccaatcaaaaaatgGTAAGCCAGAAACAGAGGTCCATCATGAAAATATAGGACAAGTTTTACCATCAATCTTGTGTACTTTGTTTCCAGAAAGCAATCCACTCTGCATCTGCAATGACTTGTGGATATATGGGTGCCAAAAAAAACCAGAAGATGGTTTGGCATTTCTGcaacataagcataaaatgtccagaaaaaaatttcatcagaTGGACTAGAAATGAATAAGAAAAGgattttaaagatttaaacAAGCACCTCATAGTGAAAAAATAGGCACTTTCTGAATCcagaaaattttgagtttgaaGGGCTTACATGAAGTAGGGGACCAGTGTATCGACAGATGAACAAATGGGATTTTCTTGATCTACGTTTAACAGATTATTTTGGTCTGGCAAAGCAGCCTCCTCTGACTGACAACTTTCAAAAAACCCACAATCTGAGGGCTTAGCTGCACTGCCTGTCCAATACAagcattttttgttaaaagaaaaaagggggGATAGAACACTACtacataaatacaaataacaaaaattaaatggtcTAGCTTGATAAATCACACACAACAAAGTCCCCCACGctaacccccccccccccaaaaaaaaagacctCATGTCTGGAGATTTTCATGAGGGTAAACAAGCTGTCCACAGAAATAAGAACTATTACATATATCACAGAAACTGACGAAAAATAAGAGATTGACAGATGTTTAACACAATTGATTTTGCAGAAAGAGAGTTATAGCAAGAAAATTGGAGAACATTAGAAAAAGCTTCTTACTTTGCTTTTTAAAAAACCAAATATCATGCAGCTAGGTCATGTTTCAAATGAGAAAAGCAACTACAGATTATATGGACTTAACAGAATCCAACACAGTTCTAAATTGAGAAAACTAAGTATGGAAAGCATgtaaacaaaagaaactacCATCTCAAAGACTGTGAAACCTTAAACATCATGCACATCATAATCAAAGAATACAGCAACTTTCGTCTCAGAAAAGAGGCATtagaaaggaagaaaaattagGAAACTATACCTTCAGACATGGGCGAACCTCTTGCCAGAGAATCTTCAGACCCAGTAGGGTCTGTTGGGCTCTGCAGTAACaaggaaaaataagaagagTGTAGCATGAGCGAACCAgcaatgaaatataaaaatgagatGTGAGAATATGTAGCATAGTCGCACTCTTTAGATTAACAAGCATAGGATAGCCAAATGACACAGAGCTAGCAAATGAACCATGAACAACTATAGTAACAGAATATACAGATCGGCGATAGTTCAAGGCAAATAATTCTTTCACAAATATAATCCACGTTAATCATGTTGTTCCTACCCTCATCAAGTATTACACTTGTACATCCAAACAAGCCCTCCGCCTCTCTTACTGATAAATTGGCTTAATTATTGCCCAGTACACCAAGGAAAACTATATTCCATGAACAAGAGGGATCCTAAAAGGTGTAGTGTGGCAATGACAATGAGAATGGTGCTGTCAAGAGGTGAATGGTGTAGCATGACAGAACACTCTCCAAGAATTCAACCAAATGTAGTCTGAGCCGATGTGAAGAATTTCGGAAGAGGGCAGGACATTGAAGAACAAGGAAGGTACCTGTCTAAAAAGAGTTCGAAGAAACGAACTTTCCAcatgcaaaaaaaaatctacaccTACATAATTCATGACATACAGTGACATCAACATCAGGACCTTTTGGGTttcaaaaaagtaaaatattattaagaaaagaaGGTGATAACCTAACCACTGAAGGATGCCCTAAGGGCAACTCATTGAACATGACCGCAActcaaaatggaaaaagaaggaTTCAGACCAGAAAGAACCAATCTTACAACAGCACTGCCTTCCAAAAGgacatattttataataaacaagGACATAGAGAATATGTtccaaaaaaaggaaaaagattaatgatgaaatattTGAATAGAAGAAGGTGCATCTACGAGGGAGTTTTCAGTAAACCAATTATACTCCGTGAAAGCTAGAAGATCAGATAAAGTGAAACAGTTTCTAGCTGGTTGGAGACACTCAGCAAGACTACATATCCAACTTCGAGCAGAAGGATGCTAAACTGACATGACAGGATAACTTCCTAAACTAAAAGAACCTTTTAGTTGCATTCCTacctaatcaaaataataatttgacatcacttaaaaactgaaaatctACAAACCAAAGTGCTACAAGAAGTCCTAAGCAAATAGTCCAACAGAATAATGTTACCTTTTCAGTGCTGTCAGGTGTGGATACTTTATTATGAATTGCTGGTTCTTCACCATCAAGTTGTTCAACCTTAACCTCATCCTTATCTGCTGCTATCCCGTTGCCGCTAAAAATTTCTTCAGATGAGCTCACCATTTTATCATCCCTCAAAATTCTAATGCTGCTTTTGGTTCGTCTACGTGGAGGAACTGACTTGACAGCAACAGGATCTGCAACATCCGACTCCGACACCATTAGACCATCAGAATCAGAATTCTTAATGTCAGCCTTGGATGAAATTGAGGATTTTATCTTAAGTTTGACATTTTTCAGCAGGCCTCCCAAATAAGCATGATTACTAAGCCATTTGACTAATTTGCATTGCAAATCAGAGGCAAAGGTACCATCCTGCAGAAAGAAAGCCAAAAGTCGCATAAGaatatcttcaaaaagaaGACGAGATAAGGTGCAACAGtgaacttttaaaattactttcagAAACGATAGGGCATAGAGTTAATTACAGCAAGTGTTGTTTTCAATAAATCAGGTGAAATCCCAATATCCGATGCTATATCTTTCACATTGACTTTTCCTCGATCTATTAACTGCATGATAGACAGATGTAAGACTATCAACAAGCTGAAACTCATATAAAATTCTTAGAAAAATGTAATCAATGCCACtgcaaaatattttcattgtaCCTTCTTCAAAATCAGCGTAAAATTAAGGGCGTCAGATGGATTAACATCCTCAAACTCGCTTCTGTCTGGCTTCCCTGCATTAGTACATTCTGATGTTGGAACACTAATTAATCTGGAATCAGAAAATCCAGTCACTTCGCTATCAGTGGACCTATCAGAATTTGCATCAGAAGTTTCCGTATGAACCCCAATTTTATCCCCATTTTTACAAGAAAACTTCAATTTGTGTAATTTGCTCATTGACAATGTCTCATGAAGATTGTTGGAAACACAGGATTCACTGCCAATAGCTGAACAAGGATCTCCTGTGCGTGGAGTACTACTATTATCCTGGATGTCTGAGTGCTTTGCGCAAAAAGCTCGCAACTCAACCTGTAGAAGCATATAAGACACAGCCACTTTAAATGGAAAGTTTCATCACTGAGATAAGCCAATGACAGACTTAGGTAGGCGACAATCACAACTGCAAAATTGCAGATTCTAGGAAACAAAGAGAATAgtcttacattattacatccATACTTTCCCCAGACCTCTAATCTGTGTCTTGCCTCCCGTGCACATATGGGATGGAAAGATGTTCTACAAGTTCCTGCATAAACCAACAAAAAagtatatgttaattttaacaaaggACAACATTGACATATATAAAAGCATATATGTTACTCTCAACAATCTAATGCGATAGGAAACTTAATCTCAAAACCTTAGgtgaacaaatatttttaagaccTATAACAAACCATGCGCCATTGACAAGACCATTTATTCCGCACCAATTTCCTCCCAACTTAAGAATAACACTGAAGCAGCCAGCAgccggaaaaaaaaaaatttaaaaacttgtatgttcaacaaaagaaaaagcaatgATAGAGGGTTTCACTTCCTTCTATCATGAATTGGAAATTTACACTTATAACCTCTCAAAttctaaaagataaaatgaaaaaaagaacatgagaatgaataaataatggCAGCAGATAACTTTCTTTTCCAACTTCTGAAATTTTCACATAAGATTACCCATACTCAGTTAAGGGATCTTTAATAAACACAACACCGCCAGTACATAAACAGACAAtgcacacaaaaaaaaaaaactctaaataAGGAAAATGCAAAGGAGGAAATCCCATTTCCAAAAGGCTAGGCCTAGCACAATGTGACATGTCTCATTTAATCAGAGAGACTGAGATGCAAAATAATACACCAATTTTACAACCAAAAAGCAATAAGCACCCGAACAACATGGACAAAGGTTTTATGAAGGAACCAGAAAGAGTTGTGGATCAACCTCTTTCAGTAATTATTTTGCATGAAGCATTGATCTCAGACTACTAGGAGCACAGCACGATAAGCCACTTCTTAGATTTCAAGCAGCCCCAGATTTGTGTTCTTAGTGGACAGCTGGTCCACTACCTGTTTTAAATCTGCTTTATTAACACATTTTTGAGTATCTTCTTAaaaacatatacatatatagttGTGTCATTAGCCTAAACTTTATCAAGAGCTTTCGTAAgtgttttctctctctttctagAGTCTCCTCTTCTCTTGAAAGTGAACTTCCAAGTGAACATCAAACCATAACTTCTAGCGACCTATGAAAGGATGTCAGCTTAGGTTGATGACAATGGAGAAGAATTTGAGGCTCAAAACAAGTAACAAgaactttaaattaaatgaagcccTACAATAAGGTCTTCGTTGCTTCAAACTTTTAGTCCCATATTCATCTTTATCTACATAATGCCTTCAACGAGGTACAAGTCCCCACTTATTTGGATGATCATAGGTTCTGTCACACATGACATCTTGTTATCAAATCACACAGTAGTTATATTTTCACaaagatttgaaaagaaagattaCTAAGCAATTGGGTTGCTCATCGACACACCAccctaaataataataataataataataataatgtgcAGGTATGATTAAATAGTACTTTCTGAAAGTCATCAGACTATAACAAAGTTAACATATATTTACTCAAGGATGCTTTCCGATTAACCAAAACCTAACTGCTGTATTTTCATTTACTTCCAGCTTTTAAAAAGTTTAGTGGTGCTGAAGAACAACATATAGCATTTCACACATCTTTCTCAATACCTTCAAATGTTTTCCAGGTCTTTAGCCTCTGTCCCAACAAAGAAGTACTGGAACTTAAAAAAGCACTAAGACCCTAACAATGAAGTGACATCCACAATTAAATCCAGACATGTGGTGCATGCAGTAGAAAACATTGATCCACACCAATCACTGCAGCATCCCACAACTGCAAGGGAATGGCATAGTGATCTTTGTAATGCATACAGATAAGGATAAAAACAAGTATAGAAGACTCATAACAAAACTCATCAAGGCGCTCATAGTTGAATCACATTGGAGTGCTAATCTCAGTTAATGAGTCCCAAAAGTCATATACATTTACATGATAGAGGAACAAAAGCCCAATTGGataaatatgattaactcTATACAAACTAAAGAAGGGAGGGAGGAAAACAAAATGCGAGCTTTTATGTATAGCATGAAGCATCAATATAGATGGTATACATCATTAAATACTTAAAAGCAGAATTTACCAGTTCATTCATTCATCTTTAACAAGAACCAGTAATAATACATTTACAacagaaagggaaaaaatgcCACCAGTTGTATGCTCAGTGGGAGATTCCTACAAAGTGATTTCTTGATAACCATAGAATCATTTACACAACCAATATAATTTGCATGATCACAAATATGATCCTACTGCTGCTGTTTAACATGCAGATAAATAGGCCACGGATTTCACTTATTAGCATTCTCTCCAGTAGTAccagcaaaaaataaatgcagaaTGGTCTAAAATAAGTAGCCAACAGATCATACCATGACTGCACCGGACACAAGCTCCACACTTGACTCTGCAAATGTTACACACTAGTTTCATCCG contains:
- the LOC102608502 gene encoding uncharacterized protein LOC102608502 isoform X2 translates to MWRWWRWRCWWLLVVMSGDFRCHERKKMMGRGADGGCGTEERPCRPAVSKIPEKIFETKNQTVSIDVFSQARKVLSERCPFDEAGEDGVLRDAYLPSGLATLLKQNDSRKRHKKSHSGADKNKKSSSKGKRPKGTSIWVETEEYFRDLALSDIEALSEVTSVSSLACKKCFLIPFRGNDNGDYVNVDVNANVSGGECVSCGNRDVNEGVVKEEVKEQKKEHEKTEDGKHYMEVDSLGGDSLIKEEKSCDISDSYVGLGWLLGCRTRALLTSERPSKKRKLLGGDAGLEKILIGCPCEGDSGLCDFCCTGYTGKGLNKLIVCSSCKVAVHQKCYGVQENLDGSWLCSWCKEKKNDMDNSVKQPCVLCPKQGGALKPVNGGSMEFAHLFCSLLMPEVYIEDTMKMEPLMNVGGIKETRMKLVCNICRVKCGACVRCSHGTCRTSFHPICAREARHRLEVWGKYGCNNVELRAFCAKHSDIQDNSSTPRTGDPCSAIGSESCVSNNLHETLSMSKLHKLKFSCKNGDKIGVHTETSDANSDRSTDSEVTGFSDSRLISVPTSECTNAGKPDRSEFEDVNPSDALNFTLILKKLIDRGKVNVKDIASDIGISPDLLKTTLADGTFASDLQCKLVKWLSNHAYLGGLLKNVKLKIKSSISSKADIKNSDSDGLMVSESDVADPVAVKSVPPRRRTKSSIRILRDDKMVSSSEEIFSGNGIAADKDEVKVEQLDGEEPAIHNKVSTPDSTEKSPTDPTGSEDSLARGSPMSEGSAAKPSDCGFFESCQSEEAALPDQNNLLNVDQENPICSSVDTLVPYFINAKPSSGFFWHPYIHKSLQMQSGLLSGNKVHKIDGDTEISRLEASSTASVCCNHQGRHSKCNDMSCKSDGVNLEQVFKARTWGVLELSPTDEVEGEIIYFQHRLLGNAFSRKRLADNLVCKVVKTLNQEIDVARGRRWDAVLVNQYLCELREAKKQGRKERRHKEAQAVLAAATAAAAASSRISSFRKDSLEESASQEVAVHLDCYRNAKESTGPWYCELCEELLSSRSSGAPSVNFWEKPYFVAECSLCGGTTGAFRKSANGQWVHAFCAEWVFESTFRRGQVNPVAGMEAFPKGIDVCCICRHKHGICIKCNYGNCQTTFHPTCARSAGFYLNVKSTGGNFQHKAYCEKHSLEQKMKAETQKHGVEELKGIKQIRVELERLRLLCERIIKREKIKRELILCSHEILAFKRDHHAARLVHGRIPFFPPDVSSESATTSLKGHTDSFKSCSEAFQRSDDVTVDSAASVKNRIKVYVPMDADQRTDDSSMSQNLYPRKPSERMQFSGKQIPHRPHLSRSLANEEEWSSKARKSCGTLEKEIVMTSDEASIKNRKLPKGFIFVPVNCLPKEKRINEEASSVEPVEPDG